A single window of uncultured Methanospirillum sp. DNA harbors:
- a CDS encoding SWIM zinc finger family protein, which yields MSDPLSDLAAGSPLNEWMRKRIGAYYKSRGKKALDIVDQDRVKRYRDFFVVVGDTGEYVVEDDFCSCDDFLHRGGRCAHILAVKMARITGRFELIDLWYHEDLAAGPGSTAL from the coding sequence ATGAGTGATCCTCTCTCGGATCTTGCTGCCGGCTCTCCCCTCAATGAATGGATGAGGAAGAGGATCGGTGCTTATTACAAGAGCCGGGGAAAGAAGGCACTTGACATCGTTGACCAGGACAGGGTTAAACGGTATCGTGACTTTTTTGTGGTTGTGGGCGACACCGGGGAATACGTGGTCGAGGATGACTTCTGTTCCTGTGATGATTTTCTCCATCGTGGCGGACGTTGCGCTCATATTCTTGCTGTAAAGATGGCACGGATAACCGGCAGGTTTGAACTGATCGATCTCTGGTATCACGAAGATCTTGCAGCCGGGCCGGGTAG